GTTGGTTGAGATCACGAATGGGGATGCAGAGCGGATCATCCGTGAGATTTATGCTCGTGAGTCGGAGGCGCAACCCTGCGCTGTTGGGCTTGACTGGTCTTTCGATCTAGATGATTTAGTTGAGATCGTGCAGTGTTTCCAGGGAGAGGCACTTGCTACCATCTGCAAGGTTATGGCGCAGGAGTACCAGCAGCGTGGTGGAGGGATCCCGGATTTGTTCCTTTGGAATCACGAGACGAGGACGGTGATGTTCGCTGAGGTCAAGTCGGAGAACGATCGGCTGAGTGATACCCAGCGCCTTTGGATCCATACTTTACTGGGGGCTGGTGTTAAGGTTGAGCTTTGCAATGCCGTGGCGAGAGAAGTTAGAGCTGAGTGTGATCTGTGAGCAACGGCTATAGATGTAATCTTTTTAAAAGTGTCTATTCAAGTCACAATATACATAGCCTTGTTTGCTAGCGCTCTAACTAACCACACGGGTCAAATAACTCAAGTCCCCACTTCATAGCGACCTGGTTGCTATCGGTTGCGCTATAAACTTACCACATGGCCATCTACGAGACTAGCCTACAACTATTAAAGAAGTCTAAAGCATTGATGAACAGGGTATCAAATAATCGTAATCTTTTTTTGTTGCATCTAGCAGAAGAAAAGACCCTCCAGATGCGGCGATCACGACGATCCGATGGGTTCCCTCCGTCAACCACTCATCCTCCCAAAATGCGCTTATGCGACAAGGGTGGAGGCAGTGGCGCTCTCGTAGCGCCAGGTAGGGGGCAGGACACCGACGGTCTTGTAGTAACGGGACAGACGGTGGATGCGGGACTCGATCAGAATCAGGCGGAACTTGGAGTCCTTGTCCTTGCGGTTACGCTCAAGGTGCTTGCGGACAGCGACAGCCTGATTGATTCCAGATTAGCATAATCTGCACGGAtggaaaaaaggaaaaaggaaattgaagtgGGGTTTACCTTCTTGATCAGGAAGTAAAGGTCCTCGGGGAGTTCGGGAGCGAGGCCTGTATTCCAAAATCTCTCTGTCAGTCTAGATGTTCTTGACCAAGCAGAGGCTTAATTGCTGGTGCATTTCTGCGAACCAGTGTCGGGGAAAGAGACGAGAATTTTGCGCTTCGAAGCCGATAGTTCTTTTACCGAACCAGACAAGCTTGTCCTCACAAGTTTCTCGTTCTATTCACCCGACGGATGTGATTATGCGGGCAGAGGGAGTCGTACCGCTGGACTTCAAGATACGGAGGATCTTGTTACCTGTGAGAAAATGTTAGAAAATTTCTATGCTTCAGATTCCATTGGGTCGAGGTTCTCCGGATTTCCATACCAGTAACAATCTTGACCTGGGCAACACCGTGGGAGTCACGGAGGACAACACCGATCTGGGAAGGAGTGGCACCCTTCTTGGCCAGCTTGCAGATGTGGTCGACAACCTGCTCGGGGGTGGTCTTGAGCCACGCGGGAGCGGCGCGGGAGTAGGGGATGGCGGAAGAGGCAatgcccttgcccttgctGTGAAGACGACCCATTTTGGATTGGTGATGTGTCCGGCGGAGGAAATCTGGTCGGTTGTCGGCGTGGATGAAAGATCGAAAATCGAGAAGTGAGAGGGTATAGGTGTGGATGGAGAAAGATGGGGCCTGTGTGGGGTCACGTGATGGACTTCGCTTATTTCTTCTCTTAAGCAAAACTTCACTTCGTTTCCCTCCAGATTTTATTTCAATTTCAACAACCAACAATCTTCATCTTGCACTTGAGTTGACTGGAATTATGTTTTCTTGTCCAACTTCGGTGCAGGTTGTATTGTATTTACACTCAACACGCCTTTCATCCCATCAACCGTGAACATCAGGTCAGTCCCAGCTCTTTCAGCTCATTTCCGAATTTCCCACATGATGATACAACACATTTGTTATACTTTATTTTCTGGTACCTCTTATGTCAGAGCTAGTGTTTTCGGATGCTAGCTCGATGATCTATCTGGACTTCTGATCAACCTTAAAATCAACTTCAAGAATTTTGCTCTGAACTACCGGACCGTTGTGCTAACTACGGTTTTAGGTATCAACAGTCATAGCTAGAATTGCTGAATAGATGCACATCCACAATGCACGAATCTTAAATCTCCATTATACAAATCTTGCCTTTGGCACATGAGTTCACTACTTGGCATTGTTTAATCAATAGTTAGTTGTACAGACATATTTTTCTACGGCAAAAGTGGTGGTTGGAATAGCATTTGGTTCCTTGTGATCTCAGCGCTTTAGTCGCTCAGACACTCTCCGTGTCTTTGTTGTTTGAGCAGCAAGAACAATGTTATCAGCTGCCTTTCGCTTCCCGCCGCTGGGCTTCTTGGCATCATCTATGTTCTCGACCTTGACTCTCATATTGATATCTTCCTCGGAAACTTCCAAAGAGAGAGCAGTTGTCACTTTTGTCTCAACCTTGACAAAAGGCTCTTCGTCTTTTACTTTCAcgtcaatcttcttggttgCAGCAAGCTTGTCTGCAAAGGTACGCAGGTCTGCAGTGAAAAGCACACTATGAGCCCATCCAGCTTCCTTGCCCCAAAGCTTGCGGAAGTGATTGGCAACAGCATCATACGTAGTTTTGTTCAAGTTCTTATTAGAGCTTTTTCCAAATCGGTAGTCTCGCTGTGCGATTTGCCACACTGTCGTAAAGAGTTAGAGAAAGATCAGATGCATTATCAAGAGAACCCACCATGAGTATCAACTGGCACAGACTCTCCCCACCCTAATCCCATTAGACAGACACAGTCCGACACTTTGGGCCCAACTCCCTGtagttcaagaagcttttcaTGTGCTTCACGATATCCCTCTCTCCCTTCTGGCTTCATTTCACCGCTGGGTTTGGGTACCACACCAAATGCTGGACACTCGGGGTTGCTCAAACTCTCTAGCCAGCCCTTGTCTCGGTTTGACACCATAACCGCAGTTTGGTGTATGTATTTAGCCCGGTATCCAAACCCTAATTTGCGCAGATTGCTTTCCACGTCGTTGCCAGTCAATGCACCTGGGGGAGGAAAGTCATGATAGGCACGGGCTCCAATGGTGGTCACAGGATTTCCGTAGTGTATGCACAGTTTCTCCACCATTTGCGAGATCCGTGCAatgttgttgttgctgctgcagATAAATGATACCAGTGCTTCCCACGCATCTTGTCGAAGGATCCTAATCCCAGTGAATTGAGCAGCCTTTTTCTTGAAATTGGGATCTTGTGATGACCATAGGGAGTAAAGCTCGGTCAAATTAGGCGTCAGGTTGAAGTAATGCTTGATAATGCGGACAAGGTGGTCGTCATCGGAGGTTGTCGGTGTGGATGTATGAGGAGTAGGTTGCACGGATCTATAGTACAAGAAATTTGAGTCTTGCTTTAGTGAAAGAAGATTGCCATAGAGAACGCATCGCCATTCCTGACTCTCTGAGAAGTTCTGCCATCTTTAAAAGGTCAGTCGTTGGATCTACAGTCCGCAGACCCGAAAACTCGAGTGACAAACCTAAAAGACTGGCCACATTTGAGAGTAGTGTTGATGCAAAGCTCACTCAAGCTCAAAGGCAGCTTTCGCCATTCTGAAAAAGCACCGGTAGACATCTTTGAGACCCCAAAGAATAGTAGTTCGAGACCGCGGAGTCGTTGTCTCCATGTTTGTCTTTTCTGCCGCTATCACAACTCATACTCGGGCGGTGGGGATATCACCGCCTGCAGCTCCGGGCCATGAGTTTTCCCCTTCGCTGGCGACAAAGCTTCATTTCCTCAACCAACTTCAGTATGAACGGCGACACCTACTCATCCAGGGGTAAGTATCTTTACAGTGACCTCTGATATAGCTGCTAATATCTCTAAGATACTGGTCGTTCACGCGATTACTTTGTAAGTCCTAGCCAATCTTTGATCGCAACCGCGGCGATTGACCCCATCTCTAGCGCGACGAGCGACGTGATCGAGACCGAGGTGAAAGAACTGAACGCGGAGCTGACCTAGCTGCTGACCGAGCTGCTGAACGTGTTTCCGAGCGAGGAACCGAGCGTGGAGCTGAACGAGGCGATCGGAGTGATCGCGGTGAACGACGCCGATCGCGTTCGCCTCACCATGGATCCCGAGTTGACTCCCGTCGGGAGCGCGAAGTGAACTCATACTCAAGCAGCCGTGACTACCGTGCTCGTGAGCGCGAAGATCGCTACTCTGGCCGTCGTGATGATCGAGAGTGGGACCGTGGCGACCGTGCCGAGCGAGGTGACCGCGCTGAGCGTGGGGGCGGTGAACGCAGTGGTGGTGACCGGGGCGACCGACGCCGGCGTGACTTTGACGACAGACCTCGCCGTGACCTGTTTGACGACCGACGCGGCGGACGTGGCGGCGGAGACCGTGGTGATCGCGGAGACCGTGGAGACCGTGAGAGAAGAGAGCGCAAGCGAAGCGCCACGCCCCCGCGCCGCAAGGAGCCTACTCCCGATCTGACAGATGTGTCCTCCGTGTTGACCCGCAAACGTCGTTTGACTCAATGGGACATGAAGCCTCCTGGTTACGAGAATGTTACGGCTGAACAGGCAAAGATCTCAGGTATGTATTTGAAGCTTATGGGCTAGTGGAATTGTCTAACATTGTTAGGGATGTTCCCTCTTCCCGGAGCTCCTCGTCAGCAGCCGATGGACCCCAGCCGCATGAAGGACTTCCTGAATCCCCCTACTGGCGATAGCGACAACGCTGCCCTCAAGCCTTCCAACTCTCGCCAATCAAAGCGCCTTTTCGTTTACAACATCCCGTCCGGTGTCTCGGGCGATGCCGTTATTGCTTTCTTCAATCTTCAGTTGAATGGTCTCAATGTTGTTCACAGTGTCGACCCCTGCATCTCGGCCCAAGTTTCTGAAGATAAAACTTTCGCTCTTCTGGAGTTCAAGGATCCAAATGACGCCACAGTCGCATTGGCTTTTGATGGAATTACCATGGCGGAGAGTGGAGACAAGGGCCTTGAAGTGCGGCGACCAAAGGACTATATTGTTCCCGATGGCAGCGCAtcgcaacctgtccaagcTGGCGTTGTTCTGAATGAGGTCCCTGACTCACCCAACAAGATCTGCATCTCCAATATTCCCACCTACATCAATGAGGAAGCCATCATCATGCTCTTAAAGTCATTCGGTGACCTCAAGTCCTTTGTCTTGGTTAAGGATGCTGCTACAGAGGAGTCTCGGGTAAGTTTAAATATCGTTCTATCGTCCGGATTTTCGCGACTAATGCGTTCAGGGTATTGCCTTTTATGAATACGTCGACCCAAACAACACTGCTCTGGCCGTTGAGGGGTTGAACGGCATGGAACTTGTCGATCGCCACCTTAAGTTTGTTCGCGCCAGTATTGGAACTACACAGGCCTCTGGTCTCGACATGGGTGTAAATGCCATGCAGATGTTCGCCAAGACCACCTCCCAGGATCTCGAGACCACCCAGGTCCTACAGCTTCTCAACATGGTCACGCTCGACGAACTTCTCAATGACGAAGATTACGAAGAAATCATGGAGGATGTGAGCGATGAATGCTCAAAGTTCGGAACGATTCTTGGAATTAAGATCCCCCGGCGTGGACACGGCGCTGGCAAAATCTTCATTAAGTACGATGCTGCTGAGTCGGCCACCAACGCTCTCAAGGCGCTGGCAGGTCGCAAGTTCTCTGACCGTACAGTCGTTGCTTCCTACTTCGGGGTCGAAAACTTCGACACCGAGGCCTGGTAAAGCGGGGTTGAAACTGTTTATTTTCCATTCCTTATTTCCCTTGATGCAGGcgtgtttttctttctttctttctcggGACCAGTCGCTTTCGGAGTAGGTAGGTCCCAAATGTGTACCATAACAAAAATGCTTACACCATCATCGGTCAATTGAAACCCTCATTGAAGCTTTCGTTCCTTTGCGGTATAGCTGTGGTTCCCAGAGGGTTGGATTAGGGTTGAATGAAAAGGGGCGAGACGAATGTCGGGACAGGCTGTCCTAGTTGATCTGTTCTAGGGTGGATTAGCCTCGCTGCCCCTTTAGCCGGCCCTGTGTTATCGAAACATGTAGCCCCACAAGGAAAAGGCATATAAAATGTAAGATAATTACAAAAAAAGATGATTCCGGACAGAGATTGAGTTCTCACTGCCCGCTTTTAGGAAAGCACAAGGAAAAAGGGGTTCTGCGCCCTAATTTGGTTTATGCGCTATATGAACCGTAAGATTTAAAGGGACTCTGCGCACCCCCTAGATAATGAGGAGCTTTAGAGGAATCCCGCGCCCAGATGAGTCGCTTTAGTGTTTACCACTCTGCTAGATGGGATATAGTACAGCAACGTCATATATGACCACGTGATTTCCGTAACCCTCTACAGGATCCAACTGCCAGTACTTGACCAACTCGATGACCTATAGTAAATATATTACCCACGCTTTCCCACACGTAGTCGTCTCAACTCTATATGTATTACAAGCTGTTACACTCGAGCGAGGTGTTTCCAATTGTGCAAAATCCTTTCCAACTATGTCATCATCCTTGTCCGCTCTCTAATGGAGGATCCATGGAAAGTAGCTGTCAAATAACGATGTAACCACATATATCGATTCTTTACATGGTACTGATGTGGATCTAAGGGCTATGACCCACTTTGGATAATTTACTATCGTGGAATAGAGACAATTTCTGACAGTCAAAGTAGCACGGAAAAAAGTTCCACAGAAGCCATGATTTTCTGACCGCAGAGAGACACAGCTGAAGAAAATTTCGACTAGCTTAGATTGTAATTTGCAAGAGAAGGTCTCTCACCATCCCTCTCAACAATTTAAGATACCACTTGAATAGTTTAGAAGGCATTCGGTCAAACAAGCGCAAACGACATACCAGGGGCCTACTCAGAGAAGGTTGTTCCCCGATAAACGTGAATGTGCCCTCTTTCATCACCCCCCAAACACTATAGTGGCATCGTCGGACAGTGGCGAAGAAGATTTGTTGCTTAATTTGTTCGTAATGGGCCGAGTTTGTGGAAAGTCTAGCCCTAGTCCCGTTAACTTATAAGCCGCCTTTAAAAAACTGCGAGTTGGGATACGTACCTCGCCTTGTTCTATCAATGTAGTCAATGTTATATTTGTCAAGCAAGTAGTAGATATCATTGGTCTGTGCAGGATCATGTCTTTGGGTTTTAGGTTGAAGATGTTTAATTTTACTCTGTCGACAGTCGCCTTCCTCTGGCAGCGCCAGGTTCATATAAGCCCGAAGGAATGTTTGGTACCACGGAGGAAAAACGACTAGGGACAGTACAATAGCTAGTTTGTGTGGATATTCAATGCGATTTCGGGTGCCATCGCTTTTTTGATCTTAGGCGAAAGGTAGTATCTATGTAGAAGGGTAGGGCAAATGAGGCCCGTGGGCAGAACAACTCACTAAAATTCTTGTTCGAAGTCAGGGGAAGTCGA
Above is a window of Penicillium digitatum chromosome 2, complete sequence DNA encoding:
- a CDS encoding Splicing factor u2af large subunit, whose translation is MNGDTYSSRDTGRSRDYFRDERRDRDRGERTERGADLAADRAAERVSERGTERGAERGDRSDRGERRRSRSPHHGSRVDSRREREVNSYSSSRDYRAREREDRYSGRRDDREWDRGDRAERGDRAERGGGERSGGDRGDRRRRDFDDRPRRDLFDDRRGGRGGGDRGDRGDRGDRERRERKRSATPPRRKEPTPDLTDVSSVLTRKRRLTQWDMKPPGYENVTAEQAKISGMFPLPGAPRQQPMDPSRMKDFLNPPTGDSDNAALKPSNSRQSKRLFVYNIPSGVSGDAVIAFFNLQLNGLNVVHSVDPCISAQVSEDKTFALLEFKDPNDATVALAFDGITMAESGDKGLEVRRPKDYIVPDGSASQPVQAGVVLNEVPDSPNKICISNIPTYINEEAIIMLLKSFGDLKSFVLVKDAATEESRGIAFYEYVDPNNTALAVEGLNGMELVDRHLKFVRASIGTTQASGLDMGVNAMQMFAKTTSQDLETTQVLQLLNMVTLDELLNDEDYEEIMEDVSDECSKFGTILGIKIPRRGHGAGKIFIKYDAAESATNALKALAGRKFSDRTVVASYFGVENFDTEAW
- a CDS encoding DNA N-glycosylase, putative, with protein sequence MSTGAFSEWRKLPLSLSELCINTTLKCGQSFRWQNFSESQEWRCVLYGNLLSLKQDSNFLYYRSVQPTPHTSTPTTSDDDHLVRIIKHYFNLTPNLTELYSLWSSQDPNFKKKAAQFTGIRILRQDAWEALVSFICSSNNNIARISQMVEKLCIHYGNPVTTIGARAYHDFPPPGALTGNDVESNLRKLGFGYRAKYIHQTAVMVSNRDKGWLESLSNPECPAFGVVPKPSGEMKPEGREGYREAHEKLLELQGVGPKVSDCVCLMGLGWGESVPVDTHVWQIAQRDYRFGKSSNKNLNKTTYDAVANHFRKLWGKEAGWAHSVLFTADLRTFADKLAATKKIDVKVKDEEPFVKVETKVTTALSLEVSEEDINMRVKVENIDDAKKPSGGKRKAADNIVLAAQTTKTRRVSERLKR
- a CDS encoding 40S ribosomal protein uS15, giving the protein MGRLHSKGKGIASSAIPYSRAAPAWLKTTPEQVVDHICKLAKKGATPSQIGVVLRDSHGVAQVKIVTGNKILRILKSSGLAPELPEDLYFLIKKAVAVRKHLERNRKDKDSKFRLILIESRIHRLSRYYKTVGVLPPTWRYESATASTLVA